One window from the genome of Macaca fascicularis isolate 582-1 chromosome 7, T2T-MFA8v1.1 encodes:
- the LOC141407305 gene encoding uncharacterized protein, which produces MTGLRCARLREALQPRPLLTAFAPVPRRPCISVPLTPGVDAASKPTFPCTLAGEGAPAPSSLSWRAPRRAFWAWAPSRQPVPADTTFLSGGGGAAGFPSRRGPPGGEGFPGGAAPGWAGAAHKLRSCTNTAGLRCTRSCGPRARAAGEGAEGCRRPPHSHTRPLHRRPGRRSSSTAAPAAPAPGSACRAATRRASSHSSRAAWSPLAGPAACRPRPPAEQPHLPSSCPGSGLRTPASTVPLPPRAAAFGRLRDSSSLHALPILKTNRRRRLPAALVGLPPARASRRLGSLLAGLGRDARAVTPHSRCRSLGAPRTRAVCLASALPPSVSPPVLRCSVRIARL; this is translated from the coding sequence ATGACAGGTCTGAGGTGCGCCCGCCTGCGCGAAGCGCTCCAGCCTAGGCCTCTGCTGACTGCATTTGCCCCAGTTCCCCGCCGCCCCTGCATCTCTGTCCCCCTAACTCCCGGCGTGGACGCCGCGTCCAAGCCCACTTTCCCGTGCACGCTGGCAGGGGAAGGGGCTCCCGCGCCAAGTTCCCTCAGCTGGCGAGCCCCTCGCCGCGCCTTCTGGGCCTGGGCTCCGTCACGTCAGCCGGTCCCCGCAGACACCACGTTTCTCTCGGGCGGAGGAGGAGCAGCCGGATTCCCGAGCCGCCGCGGGCCGCCGGGTGGGGAGGGCTTTCCTGGCGGGGCCGCGCCCGGGTGGGCGGGGGCCGCGCACAAGCTGCGTAGCTGCACAAACACCGCGGGGCTGCGCTGCACCCGCAGCTGCGGGCCGAGGGCGCGGGCCGCGGGGGAGGGGGCGGAGGGCTGCAGGCGGCCCCCGCACAGCCACACGCGCCCGCTCCACCGCCGCCCAGGCCGCAGAAGTTCGAGCACAGCGGCCCCAGCGGCCCCCGCTCCGGGCAGTGCCTGCAGAGCTGCAACCCGCCGTGCGAGCAGCCACAGCTCGCGCGCCGCCTGGAGTCCCCTCGCCGGCCCCGCCGCGTGCAGGCCTCGGCCGCCGGCCGAGCAGCCCCACTTACCCAGCTCCTGCCCGGGCTCCGGGCTCCGGACTCCGGCCTCGACTGTCCCCCTTCCGCCGCGGGCCGCCGCCTTCGGTCGCCTCCGGGACTCCAGCAGCCTGCACGCACTCccgattttaaaaacaaacaggcgCCGTCGCCTCCCCGCGGCGCTCGTGGGGCTTCCGCCAGCCCGCGCCTCccggaggctgggaagtttgCTGGCAGGGCTCGGGCGGGACGCGCGGGCTGTCACCCCCCACTCGCGATGCAGGAGCCTCGGCGCGCCCCGCACCCGTGCTGTCTGCCTCGCAAGCGCTCTCCCTCCCTCCGTGTCACCCCCAGTCCTGCGATGCAGTGTCAGGATTGCACGGCTCTGA